The genomic interval CCTGTTGGGCTTGGTGCTGCTGCGATCTTTGCCGAATATTCCGAGACTTGCCGAGCGTCTCCTGAAGCTGTTCGGTAAAGCGCTGCATGCCTTGCATGTAGGCAAGTGGGTCTTGCGACTGCAGCGAAGGGTCCGGAATGAGTGCCTTGACATTATCAAGTGCCTGTTCAAACCGAGTAGCCTGCTGCTGGAAATATCCGCCCCACTGCATTGCTTCTTTGCGGGCTGTCTGGGTAGCCTGCCGATCTTGCGCCAGAGCCTGAACTTTCCGAGTGTAATCCGATTGCATCAGATGTCCGTTTTTCAGCTCCTCCACTGTGGTGACTGTGCCGTCGGGCAATTTGACTTGCATGTCATCGCCAGCATAGGTGCCTTCGGTTGTATCTTCTGCTTGATCGTCTTCCTCGATCTCTTCACCGCCGTCGCCTTCCAAGTCTTCCTCGGTGTCGGCTTCTTGCTCCGCCTGTTCTTGCTCATCGTCTTCGCCCTGACTGGTTGTTTGATCGGCGGTATCCTCTTCAGGGTCGTCATCAAGTCCGTCAAAAGCGTTGGTTGCGTCGTCAAGCGTCAAAGCGTCATCGTTGACAGTCCCGGTATCAGCCGGGTTGTTGTCTTCAATATCCATCAGGGTGGTTCCAGTTTTTAGGTTGGGTTAGCCCTTTCGGGCGGTGCGTTCCGCAGCCTGCTTGCCGGTTCGTATGATGGCTTGCAGCTTGCTGCGAAATTCTCTTGTGGCGCGGGCCGTTGCTGCCGCATCGCGCCTGGTATCGTCATCTTTGGCGCTCAATACTGCATCGATCGCCTTTTTCTCGAACTCATCGAGCGTGTCTTGCAATAGCTGGTTTGACAATAAAGCATTGGCTTCAGCTGCTCTCCTGATCTTCGCGTCTTCGTCTGTCATCCAGGTTGCCCGCCCACACTGACATTGGTTGAGAAGCCGGAAGACGGCATTCCCATCATTGCCTGTTCGCGCTTGAGCTGTATTTCAAGCTGCATCTGCTCACGCTTGAGTTGGATCTCCATCTGCATCTGTTCGCGCTTCAACTGAATATCGGCCTGCTGTTGCGCTTGTTTGAGCTTGATCTCTGCCATCTTGGCTGGATCGGCCTGCGGCTGCTGACTCTGCTTGAACTGTGCAAACCACGCTTGAAGCTTTTTCGGATCAACATCGTTGAAATACTGTTCCGGATTGCGTAGCCCGCCAGCCTCCACCAGCTTAGCAAAGGTCTTGAGCACCTTCGGGAATGGAACAATTGGATTATCAGGCCCATACTGTGTGATGATCTGCTCTTGCCGCCCCAGGATCATTTGCAAGATCCCCATATCCCGCTCGCGCGTGCCAGATCCAAGCCCAACCTCCACACTTACATCCATATCCATGTTCCAGACACGCGGATTGATCGGCTTCCAGTTGCCATTGAGGCGGATAAGGCGCTCATCCTCATACTTGGCAATCAACCGCATCAGGATCTTGAACATGCGCTTGAGCCCGCCCTCAGCCATATTGCGTGCAAAGAAGACTGCCTTGCTTCGCGCAGCCGACATCATGTTGTTGTTGGCCGTCGCGGACTGGTTTTGCAGCACTTCCGCATCCAGTCCCTTGGAAGCTGCGCTCACCCCCGTTCTGTTGGCTGCGATCCGGTCCATCTGTTCCATTGCCTCAAAGGTCTGGTTCGCAAAATAGGGTAGCGTCAGATAGTTGATCGAACCGGGTTCCTTGACCGGAATTGTGTTGCCAAACTGGCGATTGTTGAGCAGGTCGATCGCGTCATCATCCATCTTGCTGACATCGGCTTCCCGCTCCGGGTTGTTCTGCCAATAGATGTTATCGAGAGCCCCGCGCAGCAGAGCCGTCTTGATCCCCTGGACCGGGATTGTGGAATCGGCCAGAGACCGCCCGGCAAAGCGGTGAGGCACGCGCAGCGGTGATACATCGAAATAGGGAAGATCATCGTCCCATTCCTCTATGGAAAGGATCGTACGAGCACCAGATCCTCCCGTTACCACCACTTGCCACCATTCGGCTATTCCGTCCTCATTGGCGTCGAGCTTGATGTAGCATTCATAGACGTCGATCTCATCCATCGACCGATCTGCGGAATCATCGCCCCAAGAGTAATCTTTCTCGCGGCTCGAATCGGCGTCATCTTCATCAAAGCTGCCGCTGCTATTCAATTGGCTTATCTTGCGCCGAGCTTCAGGGTTATCCGCGAAGCGCTCATTAAGATCTGAACGGGTAACGGCGCTCTTGTCACCAGCGAAGTTGGTGTCTTCGATGCTGGTTGCCTCTGCCGATATCAAGAAATTCTCACGCGGCAAAACTTCCACCCGCTGCCGGCCTTTGCTCTTGGTAACCCGGATTTGCAGATCATGGGTGCCATCTTCCTTCTCGGTATCTTCCAGCACTTCCACGTTTGGTGAGTTAACCAGCTCCGCCCAGCGGTTCAGATCAAGATCCTCATATTCTTCAACCTTGATGACCGGTGTCTGATCACGCCAGACCTTGCCCACGGCATTGCGCTGCAAAAGACCATCATGGCAAAGATCATGTATGACCCAATAACCGTTGCATTCGTTCATGAAAAACCAGTTGGTGCCATCAGTCTGCTGATCTGCAAGCTGCTCGTCTTCCTGACCTGTTGGCAGCGCTTTCATGGGCTGACCAGAGCCACAAAAGATCTGCATCATGTCCGGCATGATCCATTCAACCGCATCGGCCACGTCAAGAGACTTGGCAGAAGAGCGTCCTTCCTCCGGTTCAAGATCGCTCATCTCGCCGCGATAATATTCAAGCGCCTTCTCGCGATCATCACGCTGGGTCTCATCGTCATAGCTTTCTGCAGCCGAGATCTTCTGATCAAGTATCGGCCTCAGTCTCTCGTCACTCAGCATTTAGACAATTCCCTTCATCGGTCTGGCCTTCAGTTTCTTGCGCGTGACCGGCTTCTTCCATCCAGTCGAAAAGGTCTGGAAAGCATCTGCGCCGTGCGATGCCTCATCGTGGCGCGGCTGGCTCTTCCAAACCCCGTTCTTTTCGTCAAAATCTTGGCGATAGTTGGTCAGATGCTTGATGCCGGTCGAACACTCTTCCTCATCAAAAGCACAAAGCGGCAATATCTGGCGACTGGCCTCGATACCGTCGCGCTTGTCAGCAACCCTTGGCACCACTTCAAACTTGATACCCAAACCTTGAGCCACTTCCTGCCGCGTCTTACCTTCTGCCATCAGCTCGCGCACATTCAGATCATGCGGCCCGAAATGCTGACCCCAAACTGCGCCGCGCGTATCGCGCCAGTCCCTAAGCCAGTTGATGTAGTGGCTCATCCCTTCACCGCTATTCTCGTAATAGCCAATGAAGCGATGGATCGAGCCATCAAACTGATGCAGCCAAATGGTCATGGAATCATCCATGCCCAGATCCCAGAACGTATTCACCGGCAAGGCAGGATCAAACGGCACCGAGCCAATGCGCTTCAGCTTGCGCAAGGTCGTCAGCTGCTTGGCGAAGTAAGCTCCCTCGATCGCAGCCTCAAAGGCTTCATCAGGCGTCGAAGGATATTCCTTCTTCATGTCTTCGCCCTGCTCTTTCTCCTTCAGCACATACCAGGCCTTCTTGCGATCGGAGAGAGGCGGAACGCCTTCCTTTTCCTTCTTGTCAAAATAGTCTGCCATCTCCTTGGTGATGACGACGCCTTCAGGGTCGGTCTCATACCGGTCATCCATCCACCAGGCAAAGAAATGGAACTTCCATTCAAGCGGGTTCGGCTTTCTGCCGCTCTCCACAATGGCGCGGGCGGCTTGCGTCTTCTCGTAAAAGTCACCCTCCTGCCCTTCTGCCGTGCTCTCGATAAACCCGAGACAGCCCGGCGCCAGCGTGTTCAACGCACCGGATTTAACCTCCTTGGCCTTGTCCGGGCTCTTGGCGCAGATCTTTCCATATTCCGAGATATGCAGAAGCTGGTAGGTACCAGAGCGAAGCGAAGCGCCCACCTTGACGCTTGATCCGTTCTCCCACTCAACCTCTGTCTCGTTACTCTTGACCAGAGGCTTGCGCTCTTTGATCGCCTCATCCAACCGACTGTAAGGAAATTTGATCTTCGCGGATAAAAGCCCTTTGGCATTATCCAGCGTGTCAGCAATAATCCCCGCACTGGTGTTCGAGTTCCAAAGGCATTGATCAAGGATCAGAATGTCAATGAAGGTCGAGAAGCCGAGCTGCCGCGCCTTCAGGATGATATTCAGAAAATCAAGCTCAGAGAGAAGCTGCTCTTGCGCCCTGTTCATCTTGAACAGGACAACATTGCCTTCCTTATCCTCGATCCAATAGAGGTTGTTCAGCCTCCATTTCGGGCTCTTCAGTTTCGCCTCGTAGTCCTGCAAGCCCCTTCGATGCTCCGTCTATTCTGTCAAACATCTCTTTGAGATCATCGCTCACGCCGTGCTTCTGCTCGGTCTTGTCGATGAGCCCCAATTCCCGCGAAATAATGCTGGAATTAAGCAGATCAGCAGCAGCACCAGTGAACTTCTGTTCGAATATGATGTCTTCCACGCGCGTGACGATTCCGAGAAAATCTTCGCCCCGCTCCTTGTAATTTTCAAAGGTTTGCTGATCGATCCCAAGGTGCAGACAAAGGCCGCGCTTCGTCATTGCGCGCATTTTGCTGACCTCGATCCGCTCGAAACTGTCTTTGTATTTGACGATTTCCTCTTGCTGCAAAGGATGGTCTTCACACCACTGAAAATATTTGACGCATGCTTTCCAGAGCTTCTGCGGTGTTTCAAAAATCGGTTTGCGCCCGCTGCTGCTGCGCAAAGTCCAATAGCTATTTCCCTGCGGTGCGGCCACGTCTCACTCTTCCATTGCTTCAGCGCTCAACTGGCAAACCATCACCTGAAGCGCCCCGATTGTGCCAAAGCCGCCGCGCTCGCCTGCCATATAGCGACTGCGCGTGCCGTCTGCGTTGCAGCCAATCACAGCAATGCCTTGCAAGTCGCCGGATAGGGCAGCGCTCATCAGCTCATCCAATACCATCATGACATGGTTATTCACTTCACCGGCCTGCGGCACCGGTCCGCCATTCAGCGAAACCACCTTTTTATCGTCTGACATTCTCTTGACTCCGCTCCAACTGATCGCTTTAAACAAAAAAGAACATTTGGAGAACAAACGCAAAGTTTTTGATATAAATTACCTACGCACTCGTACAAATGTACAAACATATCTGGCACAGAACTGGAACATTCGCTAAACACGATACCCAATCAAAAAAGGCCCGATCCGAAGACCGAGCCTATATTCCGTTTAAAGCATTAAAAGCGTAACGTCGCGCACCTAGAACCTATTCGGCTGAGCTTTACTCGGCAGACGCTTTAAAAAAGCAGTGCGAAATCTCATCCAGCCTATACGGAATGAAGTAATGGCTCCAAGCGCTCCGACAGATACCAATCTTCGTCATCACCAACCACTACCTTTAAAATAGTGCCAAGGCCAGATTCTTGCATCTCGACGACAGTGCCCACTCCATCAAGGAATTTGCTTTTGTCTTCCAAATCGCGAATACGGACCTTAATTCCCAATTTTAAATTTTGCATGCTACGCACTCCCCGGCGAACACCAAGGTTTTTCACCACTCTCTGAGGTCCAGAGCTGGCTGCAGCTTTGCGTCTGCCGGTCTGCCTTGCTGAGGGCAGCCTCCTGACGGTTCCAATAAATCCCCAAGAAGTATTGAGGAAAGCCGCATTTAATAAAATAGCTAACTCACTCTCTCGATCTTGTCAATATCAACACGAGCCTCAACACTGCGTCCAAAGATCTCGAAATCAACCCATGCATGCTTCTTATCAAGCTTGGTGATATCAACGACAAAGCCATCATAAACGCCATCAACGATCTGAGCCCTATCTCCTACTGCAAATTTCTGCAGATCTGAGATCTTGATCGGTTTGAAGGTGGAGTTGTTATCGTCAATGAATTTTCTCATTCTTGCCGCCGAAATAAAACAAGGGATACCGGCAAAGCCATACACATCCCAAATCGTCCGAGGGGCAGAATAGAGATCATGCCAGCGCGGTTTCTCCCTCGGCATGGCAAAAAGAACCGTTCCTGGCATGAATGGGGTTGCCAGCCTGGTCATATGCTTTTTTCCAGCCCTCTGCTTGCGCCTGAAGCCGTTCACATCCTTGCGCTTCACTTCCAGTGGGACATATGTCGGAAACCCGCGTTCGTGCAAAAACACCTGACCTTCAAGCGTTTTGTCTGCATCACAGCGGCCAACGAACCAGACCAGAGTTTCATCATGCGTGGCGAACTCTCCAATCTTGCTCATATATCGCGATTTCACCTCGTGAAACAAACGGGACTGCTTGACAAGCCCTTGCCCTTCAATCTCTTTCAAGAGATCCAGCTTCACGCTGATCAATTTTGTTTCTTCTGTCATTATTCCCAAGCCTTCTGCTTCGATGGTCTTGGGTGAGCCGGTTCTGTTGGTCTTGTCGGGCGGGCTTTTGCCTCTTCCCGAATAGCCTGGCGGCGCGTTGCTTGCGTCGTCAGCCTGCTTGTTTTGTATCAGCCTCATAGCCCGGAGGCCAGCGGGAGCGCTGAAAACAGCCTTCTTTCCTGTGCTCAACGTTGTAGCTTGAGAAAATCGCCGATCGCTTGTGATTGCACCAGGCGAACCACTCCGGCGACCCCTTCTCGATGAACACAAATTGCGCCGCCTGTTTCTTCAGCGCAGCCTGCTCGTAGCTCTGCCAGCGCTTCTGGCGGATGTAGGTCGTCAAATGGGCCTTGGGCTTGTCTTGCTGGAAGGCTCTGGCGTGCTTCAGCGCCAATCCCTGATCTGCCATGCTCAACCGTACCCATGGTCGCCTAGCTCGTTCAAAGCTATCGCCCAAAGCCAGCAACCACCCTTCACTAAGCTTTTCCCAATCTCCATCTGCCAGCGCAGCGCCTCCCCCCGCCTCGGGGGGTAGGGGGGAATTATTTATTCCGGTTATTTTTCCTATTAAAGGGGTGACAACGTTGTCACCCCCGAGGGTGTCACCTGTGTCACCCTCCTCCGTGTCAATCTGACACCCTCCCCCCAGTATCTCGTTCTCTTCCTGTTCTGGGGAGGGTGCCAATTTGTCACCCCCATTTTGTGTTTCACAGCGATCCAAATTGAGGCGGTATCGGTTAGATGTTTGGCGACTATTTCCATCAAATGATCGCTCGATAACAAGATACTCTTGATCCTCAAGCCACTTGATATGGCGCTGCACAGACCGCCGCGACATACTCGCCTCAAGTGCGATATTATCGATTGACGGAAAGGCATAGTCCATCCTGCTGTGAATGTGGTTGGCAATGCACACCAACACCAGCTTTGCGCCGGGGTTTTGAATATCCTGGTCAAGCACCCAACCTACGTCTTGTATGCTCATGGGCACCACCATTTTTCACCGTCCGGCCAGCGCCGAGCAAGGCGATTCTGAATGAGCCATTCTCCGGCATCCACGCCACCGATCGAGACAGTCACCAACACACGGCCATAATATCCGCGCCCGTAGGTGGTCAAATGCGCCTCACCACGCCCTAGAAAGCCGCTCAGGGCCTTTGTGGCCTTCTTGGCCAATCTACGTTCATTGCGGCACTTTCCATGCGTCTCCGGTGCGTCTACGCCCTTCAGACGATATTTCACGCCACCGAGCCAGAAAGTATCACCATCAACGACACAAGTGATGCGCTTGCCAGATCCACATACAGGCATAGCAGCCGCAGAAGAGGCAAACAAAACGCAAGCAAGCGATAATGCAAATCTGTTCATTGATTGGTCCCCTTTCTGTCATAGAGCGAAAACGGGAGCTTCTGACTTACAACAAACATGTGATACATATCCGCATCGTCGATCAACTCAGAAGCTGGCGGCATAACCTGCACCGCTGTTGCTTCAGTCCCGCAGATCTCGTTTTTAATTCTCTGCATGTCTCGCCATGGTGGTTCCAAGTTTGATGCCGTCCTGATAGCAAGATGAATTACCTGTTCCCCGTTCTCGTCTTTAAACGGACGCACAAGAACCGCATAGAGATTGTTTCCCCATCCCTCGCGAATATCCTTACACCAGCCGGTTCCTCTAGGTATGCCATTTGGAAGAGGTGTCTTTCTCCAATTCCCCCAGTCGCCTTTAAGGCCTTTCCGTTCCATAGCTTTCGAAGCAAGCCTTTCACGCCTATTCATACCCTTGCCCTCGACTCTCCACGCAATAGCGCTGTGGCTACCTGCTTCAGCTGATCACTCATCCCATCATCTCCCCATCAGAAAAACCATCGCCCCAATCGGAACTAAAACAACCAGCAGGAAGGCCGCCCAGACGCCCATGCAAACAAGCGTGTCTTCCAGTGTCTGGCGTTCCCACTTGTCCATTACCTGCGGCCCTCAACGTCCATCATCGCCACCGTATCGATAAACCGCCCGCATTCACCAGATGAGGGGAAGGCAAGGCCAACCGTCTCCCTGTTGCCAAGGCCGCTCTGCACATAGCTGAATAGAAGGATTGAGCCAGCCTGCCGCTTGAACTTCGCATCAGGGCAGTTGCGCCAGCGGTCGAGCCCATCAGCTACGCTTTTGCAGATGACAAGCTCAC from uncultured Cohaesibacter sp. carries:
- a CDS encoding terminase, with amino-acid sequence MQDYEAKLKSPKWRLNNLYWIEDKEGNVVLFKMNRAQEQLLSELDFLNIILKARQLGFSTFIDILILDQCLWNSNTSAGIIADTLDNAKGLLSAKIKFPYSRLDEAIKERKPLVKSNETEVEWENGSSVKVGASLRSGTYQLLHISEYGKICAKSPDKAKEVKSGALNTLAPGCLGFIESTAEGQEGDFYEKTQAARAIVESGRKPNPLEWKFHFFAWWMDDRYETDPEGVVITKEMADYFDKKEKEGVPPLSDRKKAWYVLKEKEQGEDMKKEYPSTPDEAFEAAIEGAYFAKQLTTLRKLKRIGSVPFDPALPVNTFWDLGMDDSMTIWLHQFDGSIHRFIGYYENSGEGMSHYINWLRDWRDTRGAVWGQHFGPHDLNVRELMAEGKTRQEVAQGLGIKFEVVPRVADKRDGIEASRQILPLCAFDEEECSTGIKHLTNYRQDFDEKNGVWKSQPRHDEASHGADAFQTFSTGWKKPVTRKKLKARPMKGIV
- a CDS encoding terminase small subunit, which codes for MAAPQGNSYWTLRSSSGRKPIFETPQKLWKACVKYFQWCEDHPLQQEEIVKYKDSFERIEVSKMRAMTKRGLCLHLGIDQQTFENYKERGEDFLGIVTRVEDIIFEQKFTGAAADLLNSSIISRELGLIDKTEQKHGVSDDLKEMFDRIDGASKGLAGLRGETEEPEMEAEQPLLDRG
- a CDS encoding transcription termination/antitermination NusG family protein, which codes for MRLIQNKQADDASNAPPGYSGRGKSPPDKTNRTGSPKTIEAEGLGIMTEETKLISVKLDLLKEIEGQGLVKQSRLFHEVKSRYMSKIGEFATHDETLVWFVGRCDADKTLEGQVFLHERGFPTYVPLEVKRKDVNGFRRKQRAGKKHMTRLATPFMPGTVLFAMPREKPRWHDLYSAPRTIWDVYGFAGIPCFISAARMRKFIDDNNSTFKPIKISDLQKFAVGDRAQIVDGVYDGFVVDITKLDKKHAWVDFEIFGRSVEARVDIDKIERVS
- a CDS encoding helix-turn-helix domain-containing protein, which encodes MSIQDVGWVLDQDIQNPGAKLVLVCIANHIHSRMDYAFPSIDNIALEASMSRRSVQRHIKWLEDQEYLVIERSFDGNSRQTSNRYRLNLDRCETQNGGDKLAPSPEQEENEILGGGCQIDTEEGDTGDTLGGDNVVTPLIGKITGINNSPLPPEAGGGAALADGDWEKLSEGWLLALGDSFERARRPWVRLSMADQGLALKHARAFQQDKPKAHLTTYIRQKRWQSYEQAALKKQAAQFVFIEKGSPEWFAWCNHKRSAIFSSYNVEHRKEGCFQRSRWPPGYEADTKQAG
- a CDS encoding thermonuclease family protein, translating into MNRFALSLACVLFASSAAAMPVCGSGKRITCVVDGDTFWLGGVKYRLKGVDAPETHGKCRNERRLAKKATKALSGFLGRGEAHLTTYGRGYYGRVLVTVSIGGVDAGEWLIQNRLARRWPDGEKWWCP